A single region of the Desulfovibrionales bacterium genome encodes:
- a CDS encoding PstS family phosphate ABC transporter substrate-binding protein: MKLKNKGFMSIIGLLTFTLAALLVLTSSLSLASGFIQVKGSDTEVNVVQRMAEIYMQKTKGAAIAVTGGGSGVGIAAIINRTTDLANSSRAMKSQELQQAKMNGVDPIAVVFAMDGLSVIVNPANTVKGLTLDQIGQIYRGEVKNWSQVGGPNLPVTLYGRQPNSGTFVFFRESVVRGDYANTMNQMNGNAQIVEAVKRDKGGIGYVGVGYVVDDKGRVTPGIKVLNVAKDKNSKATSPTDAKNIESGAYPIVRPLYQYFDKANRGKVDGFVRFELGPEGQKIISKEGFYPVNAEDRRYNARYGF, from the coding sequence ATGAAGTTAAAAAACAAAGGTTTTATGTCTATAATAGGATTGTTAACCTTTACTCTGGCGGCCTTACTGGTTTTAACATCTTCTCTTTCTCTGGCGTCTGGTTTTATCCAGGTCAAGGGCTCGGATACAGAGGTAAATGTGGTGCAGAGGATGGCGGAGATTTATATGCAGAAAACTAAGGGCGCAGCCATTGCCGTCACCGGCGGAGGCTCCGGTGTAGGGATTGCGGCTATTATTAATCGCACCACTGACCTGGCCAACTCATCCCGGGCCATGAAATCACAAGAGCTGCAGCAGGCCAAGATGAATGGCGTGGATCCGATAGCGGTTGTCTTTGCCATGGACGGGCTTTCGGTGATAGTAAATCCTGCCAACACGGTGAAGGGGCTTACCCTGGATCAGATCGGCCAGATTTATCGCGGGGAGGTTAAGAACTGGAGCCAGGTCGGCGGGCCGAACCTCCCCGTTACCCTTTATGGACGCCAGCCGAATTCCGGGACCTTTGTGTTTTTCCGGGAGTCCGTTGTCCGCGGGGACTATGCCAATACCATGAACCAGATGAACGGCAATGCCCAGATCGTTGAGGCCGTTAAGCGCGATAAGGGCGGCATTGGCTATGTAGGTGTCGGCTATGTGGTGGATGATAAAGGCAGGGTAACACCGGGCATCAAGGTCCTGAATGTGGCTAAAGATAAGAACAGCAAGGCCACGAGTCCTACTGATGCTAAAAACATAGAAAGCGGCGCTTATCCGATTGTGCGTCCTCTCTACCAGTACTTCGACAAGGCAAACAGGGGAAAAGTGGATGGATTTGTCAGGTTTGAACTCGGCCCGGAGGGGCAAAAGATAATCTCAAAAGAGGGATTTTACCCGGTCAATGCTGAAGATAGAAGGTATAATGCCCGGTATGGTTTCTAA